The genomic stretch GAATTTCATGGTGCGGGCAGTCTACCCCACCCGCCGGGGGGGAACGGGCACCGCCCACCCTCACCCCCGGACGGGTGGGCAGAATGCAGGGTTGCCAACTTCACCCCCGAAACCCGCGTTGCTCTTTCCCGGCGGGGCAGCTCTGCGAGTCGCATCCGCCCGGGTCGAACGTGTTGGCACACCGTTCAACCGGAGTCCGTATCAGTCCCAGACGGGCCGGGCGCTCTCCGGGCTGGCGATGCGGGCGGCCTCACCCACGTCCAGCGCCGCGATGCGGTCCATGTCCTCGGTGGTCAGCTGGAGGTCCTGCGCCCGGAAGTTCCCGGCGAGGTTCTCACGTTTTGTGCTGCTGGGAATCACGCTAAAGCCCTGCGCCAGCGCCCACGCGAGAGCCACCTGCGCGGGATTCGCGCCGTGCGCCCCGGCAATGTCGCGCAGCACCGGGTCGTCCATGACCTTCCCGACCGCCAGCGTCATATACGACGTGAGGTGCAGGCCCTCCCCACGCGCGAACTCGACCAGCCGGCGGTTCTGGAGGTACGGGTGGATCTCCACCTGATTCGTCGCCAGCGGCACCACACCCAGGATCTCCCGGGCCCGGCGCAGCCCCGCGACATTGAAGTTCGACACGCCGATCTCGCGCGTCAGGCCCTGCTCGCGCGCTTCGGCCAGCGCCGAGAGGTACTCCTCGGGGCGCACCTCGCCGTTCGGGACCGGCCAGTGGATCAG from Deinococcus soli (ex Cha et al. 2016) encodes the following:
- the dkgB gene encoding 2,5-didehydrogluconate reductase DkgB, with the translated sequence MTVPKFGLGTFRLKDDVVRRVVADALELGYRAIDTAQGYDNEGEIGEVLAASGVPRADVYLTTKIKPANYRRDALLDSLRVSLEKLRVEQVDLTLIHWPVPNGEVRPEEYLSALAEAREQGLTREIGVSNFNVAGLRRAREILGVVPLATNQVEIHPYLQNRRLVEFARGEGLHLTSYMTLAVGKVMDDPVLRDIAGAHGANPAQVALAWALAQGFSVIPSSTKRENLAGNFRAQDLQLTTEDMDRIAALDVGEAARIASPESARPVWD